CATAAGAACAtacgaacataagaagagccatgctgaatcaggccaaagcccattgagtcctgcattctgtgtcatacagtggcccaccaattgtacatggggatcttgagcagaaagagaaggcaaaaccttccctttcccttgacccccaataaatggtactcaagggaatcctgcctgcctcaaccaacatagaggcggcacatggacatcctttTCAATAACCACGGATAGACtcagcatccatgaatctgtctaatcctgctttgaagctatcaaggctgagagATGtaacgacctcttctggaagtgaattccataaaccagcgaccctctgggtgaagaaatatttccctttatttgtcctcactttcttacctatgagctttagggagtgccccctcatcctagtattgtgtgatagagaaaatattttttctctattcaccttttctatcccatgcatgattttatacactccaattaagtcaccccttaaacattgtctttcaaggctgaagaaaccaagatgttgcaatctggtttcataagggagatgctccatttctttgatcatacttgttgcccttttttgcaccttttctagttccattatatccttcttgaggtgaggtgaccagaactgtacacagtactccaagtgtggtctcaccatccatttgtacagaggcaatacaacacttactgacttatttccgattcccttcctaatcatgccaagcttGGAATTGGAGAATGAATGAGGAATGATTGTGAGAATATATGTGTTTTAATGGGGTTTTCTAAACTAATGCTTTTATATTATTCTAAGAATTGTTAACTATCTATAACTATCATCTGCGAATTGACCTTAAatagcacgtaatagattcaaaattaacgtaaaccgctccaaactagatttcagaaaatacgacttcagcaatagaattaTCAACgactggaatgcattacctgactctgtggttttttctctgaaccccaaaatctttaacctcagattgtctacagttgacctctccccttttctaagagatttGTAAGGAGCttgtataagcgcaccattgtgcctaccatccctgccctactgtcctgttctggtttctggtagaaatttagcaattacaaataactcttattaaatgcattatttcatgaataaagaaactccatttatttctctgctcttctggaattcaaacacatttcatacaggcaattatctgttggtccgttatctcccttaactgcatttctcacattccttctccttctccacttaacaagatttattttcctaacagcatgatttctaaaacagcagctctgactgttaatcaacactgAATTCTTTTGCTTACTTAagagcggcaagaaaaacctccacttctcttcggcaacgttgaaactccacccttcttccccactgaccccctgacgtgccaaatacatcactacaatatttaacccattcctctccttaatatcttcttcagacacctgttctctacgtttttgggcccttctgaatttagggttaacccagcgagcgtctgattctccctcgctagatcctgaactcatagccccatcctgtggctggcctcccacctattCTACTATCTGTAACCCCAgggcccccactaattcataaacactatctgaatccgagttctcaatatcttcatcattctccaactgaccaggagtatgtacaacactgtcctattgttttcttttatcatttcTTACTAGTTCTCTCAATACTACTTTGCGATATATCATATGCTGAAGATTCATTACAGTGTTGAAGCAAAGCAGTAGAACCAATTCATTTGTGCCTTAGCATTTCCTAATGTTATGATTCCCATGATTATCTGTACAAGTACTGCAAATAAgcctacatactgtatatatctgAAAATATATACCATACTTTTTGGACCAATTTATCTAATGACAACATGAAGATAGTACACCAAATATTAATTAGGAAACAAGTGTAACATCTCTTTGTGAACAATTTCCTGTATGGGAAACTATTACTAGCTGACAAAAAATTCATTTCTTTGAAAGCTTGTTTCAAAGCAAGACATTAGATGTCAAATGGAATAATACAATTTCCTTTCTCTATGCCTATAATTAATATTAGGATGGTCACAGAATGAAGCACAAAATTGGTTGGAAGCTGACTTTGCAGAGAACTAGAAGAAAGTAAATCAACGAATAAAAGAAATCATACAAACTTTGTTGGAAgccagccgcccagagtcctttgggagttgggtggcatataagaataataaaaaaataaaaccaaacataataataataataataataataataataataataataataataataatacttttatttatttatttatttattcgattgattaatttctatgccgcccctctccgagaactccaggcggctcacaacatataataaataatatacaatatgttggatccaattaattaattaaaaatctaaaacccaaaacccataaaaCAATCATTCTATTcgctttattattaataataaactataattatactactactaataataataaaacgacAGTATTCTTCACTAAATGGATTCGTCTGTTTGTTTCCTATGGTCTTCGCTGTAAATTTAGATTCTAAACAAATTGGTAGATAGTTCTCTCaagaatggtaaaaaaaaaaaaatctttttggggAAAACCAAGCAAACCAGTATGGAACCAATCTCCCCGATGGTTGGTAAGGCGTTTTGGAATATTCAAACCGCCTCGCCTATTGTTACCTCACAAACTGTCCTCGAAACATTACAACATTGTCCCACCTCCTTCCCGCAACCTCTCTCTCCCGGAAAACTCTATATATGGCAAATTGGGCGCGCAGGTGAGTCCTCGTCGTTCCGCTGCACGAAGCCCGCCTGCCGGCCGCTCCCAGTTTCGTGCAGGTGGCGCCGTGAGCTATAAAAGCCCGGAGCCAACGAGACGCGCAGGTTCACCTTCGGAGAAGCGGAAGTATTGAGGGAATAAGAGCGGTGCAGGTGCTGAGGCGAAGTGCGTGCGTGGGAAACCAGGTGTAACCCGAGGAGGCGGGCGCGGCTGGCCGAGAGGAGTTCAGCTTTCTTGCGGAACTTGCTGAGCAGcttgagagaaaagggggaagcgAAGACACAAGAAGACCGGAGCGTCGGCCGCCGCACCTTATTTGCGTTGCCCTCTACCTGCCTTCTACCTGACATCGCGCGGAGATGGGATTCCCTTCTAGGGCCGCTTTCCTTCTGGGAGTGCTTTTGGCGCTCGCCACTACGGCGCTGAGCCAAGGTTTGTCTTCTCCTCGGCGGGAGTTTCCCGACTTTTTTCAATGCGCGCGAGGGGCAACGCTCTTCGGGGGAAGGGGAACGCCGCACAAAATGGCGCCTCTTGGAGGTTTCGACGGGCCTTCACGTGGAGAAAGGGGCTGGTTGCTTTCATGTCGGTGGGATAGGAACCGGAGGTGACCGGGCTTTCTCGGCCGCGACTTCTGAGGCGGGCTGGAGCCAGTTAGAAGCAGGCGGAGAGTTGGAGGCGGACGCGGGGAGCCAACGCCCTGTGGAGGAGCCATGGCGCTGGGGCAGCTCCAACCGTCCCTGGAGGGCAGGTCGATGTGGAGTTCCCAGACTTTTTTCTTCGGCACGAAACTTTTCCAGGATCGCTTTTCTTCGAGGGATGGAAACTTTTTGTCCtgaatcattttaaaaattagaacaGTTTGAAGAAATTTTAATTCATAAACTTAGCCTAAACTTGGATTTGTCCGGTTAATGCTTAGATAAAGCAGAGAATTATTAGGCTTACAGGCTAAATCGTGAAGTCACAAAATCTCCCAGAAGAAAATTTAaagtttaattgaatttataggccgcccaactcttGACGGACTCTGGGCGGCAGTACAATAATtaacaaatactgtatacaacaattaaaatttatttatttatttattatatttatatgccgttcAGTCTAaggcagactcagagcggctaacaagtggaataaatacaatagcgttaaaatacaatcaaaattgcATAATCcagtaaaacaataaaaacaattctcaCTTCTGGGCCAGAGCAGACTATTGTAGTTAAATGGGCCGCGCTTTTGCATAGTTGGGAAAGCGTGGTTGTGATTACATAGTTATAAATCTAAGGGATTTATAACAAAGGGAATGTTTATATAAAAGAGATAAAACTTTATCCTTTGTTTTATGACTGGAAGCTAACCTATAGAAACCAccattgctcccccccccccttattttggGATTTTCTTCTCATTTTTATTTGATCATACACAAGTTCTTTCCAAATTGTAACAGGATAGTTTTGGTTTCATATATGTCTAAAATTAATGTAGTTTTCTAGAGTATATTTTCTAgagctgattgtcaggaaattaaACACTGGTTTTAAAAGGAAGTAAGACTGCTAATGCCTGTTAAACACTAAAATGTACTTTGCTTCCCAGGTAATTTTTTTCACTGAAGTGGGTGGAGATACAGTACTTGGGAGTTTAcagctagggttttttttttagtactgctTTAATGGGAAAAATATATTGTACATTTGAGGTTTACCTATACTATATTAGTTTATTTTTAACAGAATCAGGGCTCTGAATTTATAGTCTGTAGTGTGTAGATAACAGTTACTCTTCAGAAGAGGTCTACAGAATAAATGTTAAAAGTAGCAGCTTTGGCAATCCCGGAGATCAATTATTTGAATTGGAATTATATTTTAAACTGAAATAACATCAAAATTAATGTTTCTTGTATGTTTTCCTGTGAGTTTATTATTGTAAGATATCTATAATGATGAACATTATATAATAATGTTAtctggaacagtgtttcccaagcttggtaatttgaagacatctggacttcaacatccagaattccccagccagcaaatgctggctgggaaattctgggaattgaagtccagacaacttcaaattgccaagattgggaaacactgatgtagaataTTAGTAAGAGGATACATGCTCTGCTTTAAAGCCAACTCAAGAATCTATGGAATTGCAATATAGAGAACATTTCAGATATGGCATTAGCTATTACAGAGTCAGAATTCCATATTGTAATTATGTTGAATCTTCCTGAAGTAGGATAATTTCACAGATATCTACTACAAAAGATAGAAATAGTTATCTATTTGGTGCAGAATACAAAGGGCTATTTTGTAATAATTTGGTTTGAATATTGCAGGTGTATGTAGATGTGACATGAACAAGCGGACAACAAATTGTTCTGCGATTGGTGGTGCATGCCAGTGTAAATCAATTGGATTTGATATCACAGTGAACTGTCAGACATGTAAGTATAAGAACTGAACAAATTCCACTACACTTTCCATTGCTATCTgacaaaattattatattttaagttAACATGATCCAGTTACTCTTTACTGTTTTGATTATATTTTAGTGACTTCAAAATGCCTATTGATGAAAGCAGAAGTGGCTGGCTTAAAATCTGGTAGAAGCGACCGACCAGAACATGCATATGTAGACAATGATGGCATATATGATCCAGAATGTGATAAAAACGGCAAATTCAAACCTAAACAGTGCAATGAAGAAAAGACTTGCTGGTGTGTGAACAGTGCTGGAGTACGAAGAACTGACAAGAGTGATAAAAATATTACATGCCAAGAAGTAGTAAGGACAAGGTAAACCTTCtgatttaaaattgaatttattttgagATCTATATGTTGCACCAATCTATTTTAAGATTAAAACATCAATTatcattttttggagtataagacacaccttagagggtggggggtttggggggggcagaattctgcctaccaggtattcatctggctagtccttagcctggtcagcttcaacacatttgtTCGCTTGCTGGTTTGAGGTTGGGGATAGGTGGGGCTATGCttcaaaagcacagctgatcctCAAAGAGAGCTCCAGTAACTAAAGCAGGCAAAGTGGGGAATGGGTAAGAGAAGGCAGCAGCTGTTTTGGGGAGCCATTTTGGGCACTGTGAGCATTTAGAGGCTGAAAATGCAACACAGAGTTCAAAAACATAAGCCATTGTCAGTAGCAATCTTTGCATCTAGGAAGAGGACACGCAAAGGCCAAAGGGTAGGGGCGAGTAGGTGGGACTAGATTCAGAATATAAGAAGGGcccaaattttcagccatttttagGAGGAAAAGAAGTACTgtacgccttatactctgaaaaatatggtagtaacattttaatagtttataCTGACAAGTATCATTAACAAATCAAGACCAAAAATTAAAAATGCACAAGTTGAGTGTCTTATTTCTTAACCTTGTGATTAATATTCAGAGTAAtcatacaaaatgttttatattttacttttagCTGGATTATTATTGAAGCAAAATATCTTGACAGTAATACAGGCTCAGACCAAAATTCTATTGAAAGGTATGTCTTGGTAATTATCACTGTCATCTTAAGTGTAGCAATTTAATAGATGAAATGATTTTCACAACATAGTTGGGAAAAAAAAGTTTGGTACAATCTGATGTGCATTATTCCTAAATGCAAGATTATGATGTCTTAAACCAAAACGAGATCAtaagaaatatatacagtggtacctctacctaagaatgcctctacttaacttttctagataagaactgggtgttcaagatttttttgcctcttctcaagaaccattttctacttaaaaactcgggcctggaaaaatttcccaggaaatttgagagtggcacgaaggccattctccctttaatcccggctatctcaggcttttctgggctgccagaggagccttttggtggtagTTAAGGAGGCTTTGGGAGTCCagatgggaggtgcatgctcctcttcgctgcctcagagtccctctttttttttaaaaccttaaagttttggattttttaaaattcccctcacttcaccttcttccttcggcagcgactgtcctcctcttcttcctcctccttctcctcccacccaaattctgagcttttatttctttcctaatgggtaatatttgtttttacattgattcctatgggaaaaattgcttctacttacaaacttttctacttaagaacctggtcacggaacgaattaagttcttaagtagaggtatcactgtaattagaTAGTGTCTGTCTTTCGTTCAACCCAGCTTATTCTAAACCATAGAATAAGCTGGGTTCAGATACTGTATACCCTTTTCCTGTCTCACTTACTTAACCTCGCAAAGAAATAGACAAAACATGACCAAATAAactatttatgctaattttattaTCATTCTGGTTCACGTATTGAAGTATAAAATAACCAGCAAGTTGCTCAAAACTACTATTCCACTAATTTTCATAAGGGGAAAGTGATGGAGGGATTTTTGTGGGTTTCAGTATTAAATTGTGTCATAAAGATCTTTTAGAGTTTCTAATTTCTTAATTCCCAGTGCTATTGAGGAAAACTTTAAGATGCGTTACCTTTTGGATAAAAAGCATATAAGCGTTAAGGTACGTATAACAGTTATTGGATATTTTCATGGGAAGATTACTTTGGGTTATCTTTCATggtagcatataaattttactttttatttttagtatGACAAACCTTTCATTTTTGTCGATCTCAAACAAAATGCTTCAGAAAAAGGAAATACTGATGTGGATATAGCTGATGTAGCATATTATTTTGAGAAAGATGTAAGTATGTGGAGcttttaaagtaaagtaaaattgaATTATTGGCATGAATTTGTGCTGTACTGTATttcagtttgtattttttttaaaaagactaaatAATTCATGTTCCTGGTCTTTCAGGTCAAAGGGGACCCAATTGTTACTTCTGGATATGACCAGAATGTTGCAGAAAAACCTCTTAAACTTGAGAACACAGTAATATATTATGTTGATGAGAAAATGCCAGAATTTACAATGAAACGTTTGACTCCTGGAGTTATTGCTGTAATTGTGGTTGTAGTCCTGGCAATAGTGGCTGGTATTCTTGTTctggtatgtttttcttatttagAAGATCTTAATTCTGATGTTCAAATAAAAAGTATCTTAAAGTGGATAAACATTGAACTTACTATTTAAGACAACTCTTGAACTTTAAAATTGAAGATTAGCAACAAAAGAAATAGAATAACTACTTAAGACTCTCTAAAACTCCCAGGTGTGTCATTTACTTTTTCACCTCTATAGATATTGGTGGAAGAAACTTGATATGTATGTTGGCTATTAGATATCATTTATTACATCTAAAATTAATACAGATAATCCTTAAATTTATAGCCACAACTGaagccaaaatttatgttgctaagccaaacagttgttaaatgaacttttccccattttatcttattttgctacagttaaatgaatcattgcagttaagttagtaacgtggtggttaaatgaatctggcttgtccattgactttgcttgccagaaggtcataaaaagggatcacatgaccgtGGAACACTGCATTCGCCATTAATATTAACCAGTTTccaagcattcaaattttgatcacatgaccatgggatgctacaatggtcataggtgtgaaaaatggttaaaagCCATTTTTTTCAGGGCTCTTGTAaccttgaacagtcactaaatgaataattgtaagccgaggactacctgtatggcaTTCTTATGGGTGGTAATGTTTGAAAGTAATGgtctggacaaaaaaaaaaagtaagataaATTTATGATaagttttaaaaagtgtttaCTACAATTCTGTGTCTTATGGTGTTACTCTTTGTTAGTCATATAACCATACCTGCCATAGAAGCTAAAACTATAGGAGCTATCCAGGGGACTGGAACCCCAAGTCATCGGGGAAGGGTGGCATATGATAAATTTGATTGGATTGATAATCCAATcactcaatcaacaaacaaacatctaCTTAAAGTGCCATCAGCAAAAAATACTCTTTATTCATATGCCATTATTCTTTATAACATTGGGATGGATGGGGTATTTATGCAATGTGTAATTTTATTTTAGCCTtatatattcttatttattttaacagattttatATTACAATTGATCTTTCTGGTTCAGTACTCCCCATAAAAGGTTCAGGGAATCTGATGTCCTCAGTATTTCGTAAAATTATTCCTGACTGCTGAACTAACAATTTATCTATGAAACATTTAAACTACCTCAGTGGGAGTTCAGAACATCTAGAAATCACTAGACGATCCTTCTCTTAGCCTACACTGACTAATAGAGCTAGTGCTCCAAAGATTCAGATCTGTTCCCACTCTTCAAAGTTAGCAAAGGCTTTAAGGGAAAATCTGTTGCACATAGTATTAGCTTGTAATAGCACAAACAAGTGAGGTGAAGACTGCACGTTTCAGGAATAATAAGGAATGGTTTTATAGGTAACTGATAGGTAATATGGATAATAAGCATCAGTAGTTTCTGGATTATTGTATGTGTTCTGTTAAATTGGATTCTTGAATGTGTTGGAATAGAAAAATACCTGAGCTGTTTTCGTTTTCTCCATGCAGATATTTACCCGAAGAAAGAGCGGCAAGTATGAAAAAGCTGAGGTAACTATTTAaatagaaatttgtctttttaattTGTTAAACTATGATACAAATGTAATATATATggtgtttcccccccaaaattttgagccctgaaataagtgcttggccttattgccatgcactcaaaagcccaattgggcttattatcagagcatgtcttattttggggaaaatagggtaTTTACAGTAATTACAAATAGTTCTTGACTTAAGACCCCTGGAATCTCAGTTGTTCACACAGTGACTGACATTCCAGCAATGATTCCAGTCATAGTTAAGTGATCTTACTGGTTGTTAATCGGACAGAGTGCCACATAAAGACCACAGGGTGCCACAAGGTGGAGGGGCCCCTAATGGGCTCAGTGCAAGCTGCATGCAAGTTGGAGGAAGAATCTTGCTCAGATTTTTGGGCCTTGAGCAAAGTGACTTGCAAATCCTTCAGGCTGAAATCCAGGCAAGACTTCCAGCCACTTTGTGGAGAGAGTCTCTTCACTTTTTGGATGAAAATATCACTTGGATTTTAACTTGGAGGGGGATTTTCAGTCCACAGGTAAACAGACTCGCTTCTCTACTTGAAAACTGAAAATAGTACTTAGATTTTGGCATGGATCCTTTTTTAGTCCCTCTTCAGAAAGGGAGCCTTCCTGGCATATTGCTGTAACTGCTGTGCTCCCAATTGACTTCTGGGGGAGCTGCCAGGAAGTATTGCATATGACAATCACCTGATCTCCGGGTGCTTTGCAACCTGTTATAAGTGAAGACAAGTTGCCAAACACCCAGATGCCAAACACAATCATGTGCTAATGGGGGCACTGCAACAGCTATAACTTTAGTCGTGGTCATAAGTACCTTTGTTTTGCAGTATtataatttcaaacagtcactgaATAAATGGTTATAGGTTGTAGACTACTGTAAAGATATAAACTAGCTTTAATAGCTTAGAATATTTCAGTAACAGTGATCCAATTCACATAATAAATATCCAGTGTTTCATTACTGCATAGGTTTACAGGCATGTGTATAACTATTCAAATTTTTAAACATTGGGAGAATGTTTAATATGATTAACTTGTGAAAGTTTTTTTGTAGTGAAAAATGGTGTGACAGAATTCTGAGGTGGAACCATTACTTTAGCAGTCATAAAATCTGTGTTTTTTTACTCAGACTGGGTTTGCAAACATGAGTTAAATTGCATATACTTAATGTAAAATTGA
This genomic window from Erythrolamprus reginae isolate rEryReg1 chromosome 1, rEryReg1.hap1, whole genome shotgun sequence contains:
- the EPCAM gene encoding epithelial cell adhesion molecule, coding for MGFPSRAAFLLGVLLALATTALSQGVCRCDMNKRTTNCSAIGGACQCKSIGFDITVNCQTLTSKCLLMKAEVAGLKSGRSDRPEHAYVDNDGIYDPECDKNGKFKPKQCNEEKTCWCVNSAGVRRTDKSDKNITCQEVVRTSWIIIEAKYLDSNTGSDQNSIESAIEENFKMRYLLDKKHISVKYDKPFIFVDLKQNASEKGNTDVDIADVAYYFEKDVKGDPIVTSGYDQNVAEKPLKLENTVIYYVDEKMPEFTMKRLTPGVIAVIVVVVLAIVAGILVLIFTRRKSGKYEKAEVKEMNEMRRELNS